From Zingiber officinale cultivar Zhangliang chromosome 5B, Zo_v1.1, whole genome shotgun sequence, the proteins below share one genomic window:
- the LOC121986493 gene encoding F-box protein At2g05970-like: MSTSWSEIPTDLLYLILSKLPIHDLFRSAAVCTHWSAVVDKVRRSPGDQRPQIPWLVPEEQFLINGKSNNRNNYNFFSLAEGRVYDIPSPSRILKNVVGSSHGWLITVGKASVQLLNPITRVHINLPKFPTVDGRNLEAVKAVLSSDPSSGGDYFVAFVFDCPSTEEDFLFLLNAEDKKWKMITIGDYDYDDDYDYDYEYDDIAFHEGKLYAVLVSVELGEVIVAAYDLIMPDSTPTWTPVVALPDIDVTFYFLCTSSEDLLLTRAVTNGPVENYINKLEVWKVDTEKCVVNTMNNLGEYTLFLSAASSLCIDTSSLPDLKSNSIYISIDLYDIGISDNLVYSMEDETFTSLSLPPLSSRKRRRFCKYLGGRWKDIPRYYFLPRTEKRVRPILLWFTPSIALHADPMET, from the coding sequence ATGTCTACTTCTTGGTCGGAGATTCCTACAGATCTCTTGTACTTAATCTTATCCAAGCTCCCGATCCACGACCTTTTTCGCTCCGCCGCCGTATGCACACATTGGTCTGCCGTGGTCGATAAGGTCCGCCGCAGCCCCGGCGATCAACGTCCTCAGATCCCATGGCTTGTGCCGGAAGAGCAATTCCTCATAAACGGAAAATCTAACAATCGAAACAACTACAACTTCTTCAGCTTAGCGGAGGGCCGCGTGTATGATATCCCAAGCCCTTCTCGCATCCTCAAGAATGTCGTCGGATCTTCCCATGGTTGGCTCATAACCGTCGGCAAGGCTAGTGTGCAGCTCCTGAACCCTATCACCCGCGTGCATATCAACCTTCCTAAGTTCCCCACCGTGGACGGCCGGAATTTGGAGGCCGTCAAGGCGGTGTTGTCCTCAGATCCCTCCAGCGGTGGAGATTACTTCGTCGCCTTTGTATTCGACTGCCCTTCTACGGAGGAAGACTTTTTGTTCCTTCTTAATGCAGAAGATAAGAAGTGGAAGATGATAACTATAGGTGATTATGATTATGACGATGACTATGACTATGACTATGAATATGACGACATAGCCTTTCACGAGGGCAAGCTCTATGCGGTGTTAGTATCGGTAGAACTTGGCGAAGTGATCGTAGCGGCGTATGATCTCATCATGCCGGATTCGACTCCGACATGGACGCCGGTGGTAGCTCTGCCAGACATTGATGTCACCTTCTACTTTCTTTGCACGTCTTCCGAAGATCTACTGCTCACACGGGCCGTGACGAATGGACCTGTAGAAAATTATATTAACAAATTGGAGGTTTGGAAGGTGGATACAGAGAAGTGCGTTGTCAACACAATGAACAATTTGGGAGAGTATACTCTATTCTTGAGCGCGGCTTCTTCTCTTTGCATTGATACGTCTTCGTTGCCGGATTTGAAGTCGAACTCCATTTATATCTCTATTGACTTGTATGACATTGGCATTAGTGATAACTTGGTTTACAGCATGGAGGACGAAACCTTCACCTCCTTGAGTTTGCCGCCATTATCTTCTCGAAAGCGACGGCGGTTCTGCAAGTATTTGGGCGGGCGGTGGAAAGACATTCCACGTTATTACTTTTTACCACGCACTGAAAAGCGAGTGCGGCCCATCCTACTTTGGTTTACACCCAGTATTGCATTGCATGCTGATCCAATGGAAACTTAA
- the LOC121986495 gene encoding F-box/kelch-repeat protein At1g57790-like produces the protein MSTSWSEIPTDLLYSLLSKLSIPDLFRSAAVCSNWSAVVDKLRRSPGDQRPQIPWLVPEGQFLIDGDCNSQNNYNFFSLSEGRVYDIPSPATRLLKTVAGSSHGWLITVRKVSVQLLNPITQVHINLPSTPTVGGRHLEAVKAVLSSDPSGGGDYSVVLEFYSCSMRKKFLFFVNAGDEKWTMITGGGYHDDIVFHKGKLYAVTRCEEHAKVMVAAYDLIKMDSTPTWTPVVALSDFIWAFDVVSYFLCTSSDDLLLTRIIMNELENYINKLEVWKVDTEKCVVNTMNNLGEYTLFLSAASSLCIDTSSLPDLKSNFIYISIDLYDIGISDNLIYSMEDETFTSLSLPPLSSPRRLRRSALSSTKLQRPVLVWFAPSIGLHADPM, from the coding sequence ATGTCTACTTCTTGGTCGGAGATTCCTACGGATCTCTTATACTCACTCCTATCCAAGCTCTCCATCCCCGACCTCTTTCGCAGCGCCGCCGTATGCTCAAATTGGTCCGCCGTAGTCGATAAGCTCCGCCGCAGCCCCGGTGATCAACGTCCTCAGATACCATGGCTTGTGCCGGAAGGGCAATTCCTTATAGACGGAGATTGTAACTCTCAAAACAACTACAACTTCTTCAGCTTATCGGAGGGCCGCGTGTATGATATCCCAAGCCCCGCCACTCGCTTGCTCAAGACTGTCGCCGGATCTTCTCATGGCTGGCTCATAACCGTCCGCAAGGTTAGTGTGCAGCTCCTGAACCCTATCACCCAGGTGCACATCAACCTTCCTTCGACCCCCACCGTGGGCGGCCGGCATTTGGAGGCCGTCAAGGCGGTGCTGTCCTCAGATCCCTCCGGAGGTGGAGATTACAGCGTCGTCTTAGAATTCTACAGCTGTTCTATGCGGAAAAAATTTTTGTTCTTTGTTAATGCAGGAGATGAGAAGTGGACGATGATAACCGGAGGTGGTTATCATGACGACATAGTCTTTCACAAGGGCAAGCTCTATGCGGTGACACGGTGTGAAGAACATGCTAAAGTGATGGTAGCGGCGTATGATCTCATCAAGATGGATTCGACTCCGACTTGGACGCCGGTGGTAGCTCTGTCAGACTTCATTTGGGCTTTTGATGTCGTCTCGTACTTTCTTTGCACGTCTTCCGATGATCTACTGCTCACACGGATCATAATGAATGAACTAGAAAATTATATTAACAAATTGGAGGTTTGGAAGGTGGATACAGAGAAGTGCGTTGTCAACACAATGAACAATTTGGGAGAGTATACTCTATTCTTGAGCGCGGCTTCTTCTCTTTGCATTGATACGTCTTCGTTGCCGGATTTGAAGTCGAACTTCATTTATATCTCTATTGACTTGTATGACATTGGCATTAGTGATAACTTGATTTACAGCATGGAGGACGAAACCTTCACTTCCTTGAGTTTGCCTCCATTATCATCTCCAAGGCGGCTGCGGCGGTCAGCATTATCATCTACAAAGCTGCAGCGGCCAGTCCTAGTTTGGTTTGCACCCAGTATTGGGCTCCATGCTGATCCAATGTAA
- the LOC121986496 gene encoding F-box protein At2g05970-like produces MSISWSEIPTDLLYSILSKLSIPDLFRSAAVCSHWSAVVDKLRHSPGDQRPQIPWLVPEEQFLIDGDYNYQNNYNFFSLSEGRLYDIPSPATRFLKTVAGSSHGWLITVRKVSVQLLNPITQVHINLPSTPTVGGRNVEAIKAVLSSDPSGGGDYSVVFVFYSRSMRKEFLFSVNAGDEEWKMINGGDYHYDDIAFHKGKLYAVTRSDEHDEVMIAAYDLITMDSTPTWTPVVALPDIIWVLDVVWYFLCTSSDDLLLTRIMTKISERYINRHDKVEVLKVDTEEGVIIKMNNLGKYTLFLSATSSLCIDTSSLPDLRSNYIYASNDLCEIGYHDNFVYNMEDETFTSLSLPPLSSPRRRRSILSSTKLQRPALVWFAPSIALHADPM; encoded by the coding sequence ATGTCTATTTCTTGGTCGGAGATTCCTACGGATCTCTTATACTCAATCCTATCCAAGCTCTCCATCCCCGACCTCTTTCGCAGCGCCGCAGTATGCTCACATTGGTCCGCCGTAGTCGATAAGCTCCGCCACAGCCCCGGTGATCAACGTCCTCAGATACCATGGCTTGTGCCGGAAGAGCAATTCCTTATAGACGGAGATTATAACTATCAAAACAACTACAACTTCTTCAGTTTATCGGAGGGCCGCTTGTATGATATCCCAAGCCCCGCCACTCGCTTCCTCAAGACTGTCGCCGGATCTTCTCATGGCTGGCTCATAACCGTCCGCAAGGTTAGTGTGCAGCTCCTTAACCCTATCACCCAGGTGCACATCAACCTTCCTTCGACTCCCACCGTGGGCGGCCGCAATGTGGAGGCCATCAAGGCGGTGTTGTCCTCAGATCCCTCCGGAGGTGGAGATTACAGCGTCGTCTTTGTATTCTACAGTCGTTCTATGCGGAAAGAGTTTTTGTTCTCTGTTAATGCAGGAGATGAGGAGTGGAAGATGATAAACGGAGGTGATTATCACTATGACGACATAGCCTTTCACAAGGGCAAGCTCTATGCGGTGACACGGTCTGATGAACATGACGAAGTGATGATAGCGGCGTATGATCTAATCACGATGGATTCGACTCCAACATGGACGCCCGTGGTAGCTCTGCCAGACATCATTTGGGTTTTGGACGTCGTCTGGTACTTTCTCTGCACGTCTTCGGATGATCTACTGCTCACACGGATCATGACGAAAATATCAGAACGTTATATTAACAGACATGACAAAGTGGAGGTTTTGAAAGTCGATACAGAGGAAGGCGTTATCATCAAGATGAATAATTTGGGGAAGTATACTCTTTTCTTGAGCGCAACTTCTTCACTTTGCATTGATACTTCTTCATTGCCGGATTTGAGGTCGAACTACATTTATGCCTCGAATGACTTGTGTGAGATTGGCTACCATGATAACTTCGTTTACAACATGGAGGACGAAACCTTCACCTCCTTGAGTTTGCCTCCATTATCATCTCCAAGGCGGCGGCGGTCAATATTATCATCTACAAAGTTGCAACGGCCAGCCCTAGTTTGGTTTGCACCCAGTATTGCATTGCATGCTGATCCAATGTAA
- the LOC121986497 gene encoding putative F-box protein At5g66830 gives MSSSWSKIPTDLLYSILSKLSIPDIFRSAAVCSSWSAVVDEVGRWPDDQHPQIPWLVPELQIDRNVYHFLSLSEGRVYDIPSGDPRNVKKVIGSSHGWLINIDKINVQLLNPITGAQIDLPSIPTMDDRNLHAMKAVLSSDPSRSGDYIVVFVFYSFSIQKEFLFSVSAGDEEWKMISGGAYYYDDVAFHKGKLYAVSQAEEEVGQVMVAAYDLIALDSTPTGTPVVALPDIVLDADYVGHSFCTTVNDLLIVRFLTNEYNQIKKLEVWKVDTEKGGIIPVNYLGKYALFLSEESSLCLDTSSLPKNQNLKSNSVYISMDFFVNLVYNMEDESFTSFSLPPLSFPEMQEPTLLWFTPNLLHDDPM, from the coding sequence ATGTCTAGTTCTTGGTCGAAGATTCCTACGGATCTCTTGTACTCAATCCTATCCAAGCTCTCCATCCCCGACATCTTTCGTAGCGCCGCCGTATGCTCAAGTTGGTCCGCCGTGGTCGATGAGGTCGGCCGCTGGCCTGATGATCAACACCCGCAGATCCCATGGCTTGTGCCGGAACTCCAAATCGATCGAAACGTCTACCATTTCTTAAGTTTATCGGAGGGCCGCGTGTATGATATCCCAAGCGGCGATCCTCGCAACGTCAAGAAGGTCATCGGATCTTCTCATGGTTGGCTCATAAACATCGACAAGATTAATGTTCAGCTCCTAAATCCTATCACCGGCGCGCAGATCGACCTCCCCTCAATCCCCACCATGGACGACCGGAATTTGCATGCCATGAAGGCGGTGCTGTCCTCGGATCCCTCTAGAAGCGGAGATTACATCGTCGTCTTTGTATTCTACAGCTTTTCGATACAGAAAGAGTTCTTGTTCTCCGTTAGCGCAGGAGATGAGGAGTGGAAGATGATCTCCGGAGGTGCGTATTACTATGACGACGTAGCCTTTCACAAGGGCAAACTCTATGCTGTGTCACAAGCTGAAGAAGAAGTTGGCCAAGTGATGGTGGCGGCGTACGATCTCATCGCGCTGGATTCGACTCCGACAGGGACGCCGGTGGTGGCTCTGCCGGACATCGTTTTGGATGCTGATTACGTCGGGCACTCTTTTTGCACGACCGTTAATGATCTACTGATCGTACGGTTCCTAACGAATGAatataatcaaattaaaaaattggaGGTTTGGAAAGTGGATACGGAGAAAGGCGGCATCATCCCGGTGAATTATTTGGGTAAGTATGCTCTATTTTTGAGCGAAGAATCTTCTCTTTGCCTCGATACTTCTTCCTTGCCGAAGAATCAGAATTTGAAGTCCAACTCCGTttatatctcgatggacttcttCGTTAACTTGGTCTACAACATGGAGGACGAAAGCTTCACCTCCTTCAGTTTGCCTCCATTATCATTTCCAGAGATGCAGGAGCCAACGCTACTTTGGTTTACACCCAATCTATTGCATGATGATCCAATGTAA